Proteins encoded together in one Candidatus Poribacteria bacterium window:
- a CDS encoding carboxypeptidase regulatory-like domain-containing protein gives MLIGYVSDERYVAIPDVLLEFVNESGSYEAHSRATGAIYADLSPGPYKVTLYKPGFGAKSVNMTVQKDQPYQFRLLSDCLLGYAWPKWVRSGEKSEFRVHAVEAYELSLWRYGFQKELIRDLGWHDEHGPRATMQISPDGDFTQTGIEWNKFGYTNPHHLQFVEAPARSGLYYFHAKTESGAFFSFPWIVAPAKPQAPIAVLASNINWNAYNNFGGRSNYIHPDQFPPTPTINARLDLKRYTNRNHQHFDADEYAPLSFDRPELINVIAEDTEVTDPVEGRSACHVAPAEWRLFGWLEREGYDYDLYAETQLHQGVLNLEDYKVLMISTHPEYWSTDMYFRLKAWVFEGGGKLMYLGGNGLNCEVEFLDEYTMVVHNENCGSGSFTTLQDVGYESRFHLRHESEANLLGVVCTDTGIMTGAPYRVIDDSHWIYEGTGLKNGDVFGEKSLHMRCPGGASGHEMDKISASSPKNTQLLAKGLNPDDGGAEIVYHEPGDGGAVFSVGSITYPCSVIVDDTISRITTNVLKRFLE, from the coding sequence ATGCTGATTGGATATGTCAGCGACGAACGCTATGTAGCAATTCCTGACGTATTGTTAGAATTTGTAAATGAATCAGGTTCGTATGAAGCCCATTCGCGGGCAACGGGCGCGATTTACGCGGATCTGTCACCAGGACCCTACAAGGTGACGCTCTATAAACCCGGCTTCGGTGCAAAGAGTGTTAACATGACAGTCCAAAAGGATCAACCGTATCAGTTTCGTTTGCTTTCGGACTGTTTGCTGGGATATGCTTGGCCCAAGTGGGTGCGGTCCGGTGAGAAATCCGAATTCCGTGTCCACGCCGTCGAGGCGTACGAACTTTCGTTGTGGCGGTATGGGTTTCAGAAGGAATTGATCCGAGACCTCGGCTGGCATGATGAGCATGGTCCCCGCGCAACGATGCAGATCTCCCCCGATGGAGATTTCACTCAAACCGGTATTGAGTGGAATAAGTTCGGATATACGAATCCCCATCACCTCCAGTTCGTTGAAGCACCGGCTCGGAGTGGGCTTTACTATTTTCACGCCAAAACAGAATCAGGCGCGTTCTTTTCCTTCCCGTGGATTGTTGCACCGGCGAAGCCGCAGGCACCGATTGCCGTACTAGCTTCCAACATCAACTGGAACGCTTACAACAACTTCGGCGGTCGGAGTAACTATATCCATCCCGACCAGTTTCCACCGACACCCACCATCAACGCTCGACTCGATCTGAAGCGATATACTAACCGTAACCACCAGCACTTCGATGCCGACGAATATGCCCCTCTGTCGTTTGATCGCCCTGAATTGATTAACGTTATCGCTGAAGATACGGAAGTTACGGATCCAGTCGAGGGGCGCTCTGCCTGTCACGTCGCCCCCGCCGAATGGCGTCTCTTCGGTTGGCTGGAGCGCGAAGGATATGATTACGACCTTTACGCCGAAACACAGCTTCACCAAGGGGTTCTGAACTTGGAAGACTACAAAGTTCTCATGATCAGTACCCATCCCGAATATTGGTCGACGGATATGTATTTTCGGCTCAAAGCATGGGTCTTCGAGGGCGGCGGCAAGCTGATGTATCTCGGGGGCAACGGCTTGAACTGTGAGGTTGAATTCCTCGACGAGTACACGATGGTCGTTCACAATGAGAACTGTGGAAGCGGTAGTTTCACCACGCTGCAGGATGTTGGGTATGAAAGCCGATTCCACCTGCGCCACGAATCCGAAGCCAACCTCTTGGGCGTCGTCTGTACCGACACCGGTATTATGACCGGCGCACCCTATCGGGTGATTGACGATTCTCACTGGATTTATGAGGGCACAGGACTGAAGAATGGGGATGTGTTCGGGGAAAAGAGTCTACATATGCGTTGTCCCGGTGGCGCTTCGGGCCACGAAATGGACAAAATCTCCGCTAGTTCTCCTAAGAACACCCAGCTGCTCGCCAAGGGGCTCAATCCCGACGATGGCGGTGCTGAAATCGTCTATCACGAGCCCGGTGACGGCGGTGCCGTTTTCTCCGTCGGCTCGATTACCTATCCCTGCTCTGTGATAGTGGACGACACGATTTCAAGAATTACCACCAATGTGCTGAAACGATTTCTGGAATAA
- a CDS encoding phytanoyl-CoA dioxygenase family protein: MHINQDAYNHYWEKGWVAIEGIYSPDEVERIAQIAIEVSDREIETPETTDQGIGYAVDRAEDGTIAPRKINAPFLKEPDFQSFVLDARLSRIIEDLIGVEPVLVTDQIFMKPPHFGSAKPYHQDNYYFKCDPADHVITAWIAMDDVDESNGCLRYIEGSHKGPVLPHETPDPDEPYNLVPPPELVDLSQEALAEVNKGGVVFHHCKTLHTSHRNESDRWRRGYATHWASAHTTCEIDTIKNGYFQRDDFPGTK, from the coding sequence ATGCACATCAATCAAGACGCTTATAATCATTACTGGGAAAAGGGTTGGGTCGCCATCGAAGGCATCTACAGCCCCGATGAAGTTGAACGCATCGCCCAAATTGCTATTGAGGTCAGCGATCGTGAGATAGAAACCCCAGAAACTACGGATCAGGGAATCGGTTACGCTGTCGATCGAGCGGAAGATGGTACGATTGCGCCACGAAAAATCAATGCACCTTTCCTCAAAGAACCTGACTTCCAATCCTTCGTCCTTGACGCCCGTCTCTCGCGCATCATCGAAGACCTCATCGGCGTAGAGCCGGTGCTGGTCACTGATCAGATTTTCATGAAACCGCCACACTTCGGTAGTGCGAAACCGTACCATCAAGATAACTACTACTTCAAATGTGATCCGGCGGATCATGTCATCACCGCTTGGATTGCGATGGACGACGTAGATGAGTCGAACGGCTGTCTCCGCTATATCGAAGGTTCACACAAGGGACCGGTGTTGCCACACGAAACGCCAGACCCCGATGAGCCATATAACCTTGTGCCGCCGCCCGAACTGGTCGATCTATCGCAAGAGGCATTGGCGGAAGTCAACAAGGGTGGTGTCGTTTTTCACCACTGTAAGACGTTGCATACATCCCACCGTAACGAATCTGACCGCTGGCGACGTGGTTATGCGACACATTGGGCGAGCGCGCACACGACGTGTGAAATTGATACAATCAAGAACGGTTATTTTCAGCGAGACGATTTTCCGGGAACCAAGTAG
- a CDS encoding aldo/keto reductase, with translation MQVSEISLGTVELGMDYGIPVRGEQRRPSEEEAARTLNRALDLGVNLIDTAQAYGESEAIIGRALKSRRNEYILATKIGSLSWEGYTGRELREQVETSITESLRTLQTDTIDLLYIHNATPELIQCGELAEIMQQAQEAGYVRFIGTTTYGEAAPLAVLKDGRFDCVQVAYNLLDRQFEERVLPLAKENDVGVVIRSVLLKGALTHRYAHLPEELRELQMAVGQVNSLCGAQDRSLPELAYGFVLAHPAVSTALVGTGRVHELEEIVSSAECDALPPALLHDIREIVVSPDQLNPGNWPFR, from the coding sequence TTGCAAGTATCGGAGATTTCGCTGGGAACCGTAGAGCTAGGCATGGACTACGGCATCCCTGTGCGGGGAGAGCAGCGACGACCATCCGAGGAAGAGGCTGCCCGTACACTCAACCGTGCGCTCGACTTGGGCGTTAATTTAATTGATACCGCGCAGGCTTATGGGGAGAGCGAAGCCATTATTGGACGGGCATTGAAGTCGCGTCGGAACGAATATATCCTTGCGACGAAGATTGGCTCGTTGAGTTGGGAGGGTTATACCGGCAGAGAATTACGAGAACAGGTGGAAACGTCAATCACCGAATCGCTGCGAACGCTACAGACGGACACCATTGACCTACTCTACATCCACAATGCCACTCCTGAACTTATTCAATGTGGGGAACTTGCAGAGATAATGCAGCAGGCGCAAGAAGCGGGTTACGTTCGTTTCATTGGCACCACCACCTATGGCGAAGCCGCACCGTTAGCCGTGTTAAAAGATGGTCGCTTCGACTGCGTACAGGTTGCCTACAACCTATTAGACCGTCAGTTTGAAGAACGGGTGTTACCGCTGGCTAAAGAGAATGATGTGGGGGTTGTTATCCGATCCGTTCTCCTGAAAGGCGCATTGACCCATCGCTACGCCCACCTTCCCGAAGAACTCCGCGAACTGCAGATGGCGGTCGGACAGGTAAATTCATTGTGCGGCGCACAAGATAGAAGTTTACCGGAATTGGCTTATGGCTTCGTGCTTGCTCACCCTGCAGTCTCCACCGCGTTGGTGGGCACCGGTCGAGTGCATGAGTTAGAGGAGATCGTCTCATCGGCAGAGTGTGATGCGCTTCCGCCGGCGTTACTCCACGACATTCGAGAGATTGTTGTGAGCCCAGATCAACTCAACCCCGGCAACTGGCCATTCCGCTAA
- a CDS encoding carbon-nitrogen hydrolase family protein produces the protein MYNSVKVAAISIKPKKWDKAANADKMEAFFVEAAKEQPQVILTTEGVLEGYVVMEVIENRETAERLLDIAEPIDGPYIQRFQQLAKKLGISLCFGFAERIADEAYNCAVFIDHNGEICGKYHKTQLAEGTHSSWNFNRIGKTLRAFDTPIGRAGAVICNDRWNPMITRTLVLDGASLIFIPSYGSRSKRQNEAVLARARENGVPIVEANVGMNLIISKGEIVAYKWGNDQISTAVIDIPEPPSQKVARRAEREYLQLQGPEMDKRYQKTMEQLAE, from the coding sequence ATGTATAACTCAGTCAAGGTCGCAGCAATTTCGATTAAACCAAAGAAGTGGGATAAAGCTGCAAACGCTGACAAGATGGAGGCATTTTTTGTTGAAGCCGCCAAGGAACAGCCACAGGTGATTTTGACAACAGAAGGGGTACTTGAAGGCTATGTCGTCATGGAGGTCATCGAGAATCGGGAAACGGCGGAGAGGCTGCTTGACATCGCAGAGCCGATTGATGGTCCTTACATTCAGCGTTTTCAGCAGCTTGCCAAAAAGTTGGGGATTTCTCTCTGCTTCGGTTTTGCCGAACGCATCGCCGATGAGGCTTATAACTGTGCTGTGTTTATCGATCACAACGGCGAAATTTGTGGTAAATATCACAAGACACAACTCGCTGAAGGCACGCATTCTTCTTGGAACTTTAACCGTATCGGCAAGACGTTGCGCGCTTTTGATACACCGATCGGTCGTGCTGGGGCTGTCATCTGCAACGATCGATGGAATCCGATGATTACGCGTACGCTTGTCCTTGATGGGGCAAGTCTAATCTTTATCCCATCCTATGGATCGAGGAGCAAGAGACAAAACGAAGCCGTGCTTGCGCGGGCGCGGGAAAATGGGGTGCCAATCGTCGAAGCAAATGTCGGTATGAACCTCATCATCAGTAAGGGCGAAATTGTCGCCTACAAGTGGGGCAACGACCAAATCTCGACTGCAGTCATCGACATCCCGGAACCTCCATCGCAAAAGGTAGCGCGTCGTGCCGAGCGGGAATATCTGCAATTGCAGGGACCTGAGATGGACAAACGCTATCAGAAAACAATGGAACAACTAGCCGAGTGA